ATTTTAAAATAGAGATTGGCCATGCAGAGATGTTTAAAGCGTTGGTGGAAGATGTAAATCTTGATTATGAAGAGAAAGAAAAGTTGAGAGAAAGCATAGACACTAAGAACTTCACTGCGTTGAATGAAATTCTTCATGAAAATAAAGACAAATTTGAAAAAAGTTCTTTAAATATTTTAAAAGAACTTCCAAAGTTATTTGGAGGTATAGATATAATTGAAAAGACATCCTGTATCACTTGTAATAAAAGGGCCATAAGAGCTTTAGAAGATGTTAGAAAGGTGTATGAAATTGTAGAGAGTATAGGACTTGGGGAATATCTGTCCGTAGATTTAGGAATGGTGTACCATATAGATTATTATACTGGAATAATATTTAGAGGGTATACTCAGGGTTTTGGAGGAAACATACTAAGTGGGGGAAGATATGATAATTTGATAGCACAATTTGGAGAAAATAAACCGGCTACAGGATTTGCCATAGATGTGGATGGAATAATTAAATCCCTTCAGACAAATGGGAATTTTTCTGATAAAAATGATGAAAAAGTGCTTGTCTATTATAACAAACAAAATTTCAAAGAGGCATATGAAAGAGCACAAAGCCTCAGAGAGAAGGGAATAGTTGCAGAGATTACCCATTTTGATGAAGAAAAAGAGGCCAGAGAATATGCACATAGCAAAAATATGAAATTCTTAAAAATATAAAGTATTTAAAAGTAGACAATTAATATGTGGGTTGTTGTTTGTTTTTAGATACTTAAAGAAATGGAGAAATTGATATGGATGGTGAAAGAAAAATCAAAATAGCTCTAACTAAGGGAAGAATAGAAAAAGAAGCTGTAAAGATATTTGAAAGAGCTGGTGTAGATTGCAGTGAAGTTATAAATAAGGGGAGAAAACTTATTTTTCACAATATGGAAAGCAATATAGATTTTGTATTGGTGAAAGCTCCTGATGTACTCACTTATGTGGAGCATGGTGTAGTGGATGTGGGAATAGTTGGAAAAGATACTTTGCTTGAGCAGGATAAAAACTTTTATGAAGTGTTGGATTTGGGATTTGGAAAATGTAAATTTTCACTGGCTGGTCTTAAAAATTCTGATTTTTATTCAGGATATAACAGAAAAAAAATTGCCACTAAATATCCAAATGTAGCAAGGAGTTATTTTAGAAAGCTGGGGCAGGATGTGGAAATTATAAAAATAGAAGGATCTGTGGAACTTGCACCTATACTAGGGCTTGCAGATGCCATAGTAGATATAGTGGAAACAGGCAGTACCTTAAAAGAAAATGGTCTTGTTGTCTATAAAGATATATGCAGCATAAGTGCGAGGATGGTAGTTAATATGGCCAGTATGAAAATGAAAAAAGAAGAGATAGAAAAAATAATAAATAAGGTGCAAGTGCAGATAAATGAAATGGAAAAAGCTGCAAGGTAGGAGGGAGTCCATGAAAGAGGAAATCATAAGTATTATAAAAGCAAATACAAAAGAGGGAAAAAAATATTTTCATGACCTTAGAAATAAGGAGGAAGAAACACATAATAATGTGATTTTAGAAGTAAATGAAATACTTGAGCAGGTTAAGAAAAAAGGAGACACCTCACTTATAAAATATACTAATAGGTTTGACAGCTATAATGTGACAAAGGAGAATATGCTGGTAACCCAAAGCGAAACAGAAGATGCTTATAAATTAGTAGAAGATGAGTTTATAGAAGCGTTAAAAACAGCTTCTGAAAATATAATGTTTTTTCACCAAAAACAGAGAAGAAATTCCTGGATAACTACAAAAGAAGATGGAATAATACTTGGACAGCAAATAAGACCTTTGGAAAAGGTAGGCATATATGTACCTGGAGGAACGGCGGCATATCCATCTTCCGTACTTATGAATACTATTCCAGCCAAGGTAGCTGGAGTAGAAGAAATTATAATGGTGACACCTCCTATGAAAGATGGAACTATAAATCCTAGTATTTTGGTGGCTGCAGATATAGCAGGAGTAGACAAGATATATAAAGTGGGAGGAGCTCAGGCTGTAGGTGCACTGGCTTTTGGTACTGAGAGTATTAATAAGGTGGACAAAATAGTGGGGCCAGGAAATGTATTTGTAGCTATGGCTAAAAAAAGTGTGTATGGTTATGTGGACATAGATATGATAGCAGGACCTAGTGAAATATTGATAATTGCAGATGAGGGGGCAAAGGCGCCCTATCTGGCAGCAGACTTAATGTCACAGGCAGAGCATGATCTAATGGCTTCCTCCATACTTATTACCACTTCTGAAGATTTAGCCGAAGAGGTGAAAAAAGAGCTTGAAAAACAGATAGAACACTTAGAAAGAAAAGATATAATAAGAAAATCCTTGAAAGATCATGGAGTTATAATGCTGGTAGAAAGTATAGAACAGGCTTTGGATATATCAAATAAAATAGCTCCAGAACATCTGGAAGTTTGCATAAAGGATCCTTTTATGGTACTTGGGGATATAAAAAATGCAGGTTCTATATTTTTAGGGGATTTCTCACCGGAACCTTTAGGGGATTATATGGCAGGCCCTAACCATGTGCTGCCTACCAGCGGTACTGCTAGATTTTTTTCTCCTTTATCTGTAGATGATTTTATAAAAAAATCTAGTTTTACACATTATTCAGAGAAGGCACTTTTAAAGATAGGAGATAAAATTGTAAAATTGGCACAAGGGGAAGGGCTTACTGCACATGCTAACTCCATAATGGTAAGGAATAAAGCTTAAAAGGAGAGAGAAAACTATGATAGAGAAATTATTTAAACGAAATCTTCAAAATTTTGTACCCTATACTGTACCTAAATTGGATTATGAAATAAAATTGGATGCTAATGAGAGTTTTTTAAAACTAGATGATTATATGATGGGAAAAATATTAAATAAAATAAAAGATGTGGAGTTTAATAGGTATCCCGATGCCGGGGCAGAAAAAGTATGTAGGGCATATTCTAAATATGTTGGCATAAACAGAGAAAATATAATGGCAGGAAATGGCTCAGATGAACTTATACAGATTATTATAGCTGCACTTGTAGATAAGAATGAAAATATAATGACTGTAGAACCTGATTTTTCTATGTATGGAAATTATTCAGAAGTAGGTGGAGGGAAGGCTTTAATTTTTCAACTGGATGAAGAGTTCAATTTGGATGTAGATAAGCTTATAGAAAGTGTAAATGTGGAGAAAGTGAAAGTATTATTCCTGTCAAATCCCAATAATCCTACAGGAAAAGTTTTAAAAAGAGAGCAGATATTTAAAATATTAAATGGATGTAATTGTGCAGTAGTTGTAGATGAGGCCTATGTTGAATTTCATGAAGAAAGTATAGTAGACAGCATATATGAATATGAAAACCTCATAGTACTTAGAACCTGTTCAAAGGCCATGGCTTCAGCTGCCATAAGATTGGGATTTTTAATTACCAATTCTTTTATGTTAAATGAAATAAAAAAAGCAAAACCTCCTTTTAATGTAAGTTCTGTAACTCAGGCCATAGGTGAAACTGTACTTAAGGAAACAGAATATATAAAAAAATCTCTAGAGAATATAAAGAATGAAAGAAGTTTTTTAATAGATAAATTAAGTGCTTTTAAAGATTTTAAATTATATCCTACCTGTGCAAATTTTATACTTATAAAATTTAAAGATGCAGAATTTGTGTATAAATATCTCCTTAAAAATAAAATAGTTGTTAGAAATTACAAACAGGGAAGACTTAAGGACTTTTTAAGAATAACCGTGGGAAGCAGAGAAGAAAATGAGGCTGTTATAAATAATTTAAGTAAAATACTAAAATAATTTTCAGAAGGAAGGTGTCTTATTGAGAATAGGAGAAATTTCAAGAAAAACCTATGAAACGGATATAAAAGTGAAAATAGATTTAGATGGCAGGGGAAAATATAATATTGATACAGGTATAGGATTTTTTAATCACATGCTTTGTATGATAGCAAAGCATGGAATTATGAATATGGATATATATGCAAAAGGGGATTTAGATGTAGATTTTCATCACACCGTAGAGGATGTGGGAATATGTATTGGAAAATCCATAAAAAGGGCACTAGGAGATAAAGGGGGTATAAGAAGATATGGAACTTTTTTTATACCTATGGATGAAAGTTTGTCTATGTGCTCTGTAGATTTAAGTGGAAGACCCTTTTTAGTTTTTCAGGGAGAATTAAAAAACTCCAAGGTAGGAGAAATGGATACAGAGCTTATAGAGGAATTTTTTAGAGCACTTGCTTTTAATGCTGAAATGACTCTTCATATAAAGGTTTTTTACGGTAAAAATACTCATCACATTATAGAATCTGTTTTTAAATCTTTTGCCCATGCTTTAAGAGAGGCAGTATCCATAGATGAAAAAATAGAAGGTAGCTTGTCTACCAAGGGAATGATTTAATAAGGAGGGGATATTTTGATTTCTATTATAGATTACGGAATGGGAAATTTAAAAAGTGTAAAAAAAGCATTAAAATATATAGGGGAAGAAGCCCAAATAACTTCAGATAAGGATTATATAGAGAATAGTCAGGGAGTGATACTGCCGGGAGTAGGTGCTTTTCCTGAAGCTATGAAAAACCTAAGAAGCAAGAAACTGGATGTAGCTATAAAAAATGCTGTGGAAAAAGGGATACCGCTGCTTGGTATATGCCTTGGAATGCAGCTTTTATTTGACACTGGAGAAGAAATAGAAAACTGCGAGGGATTAGGTCTTATACCGGGAAATGTAACTAAGCTTTATGGAAATATAAAAATACCTCACATGGGGTGGAACAGTTTGAATTTAAAAAGGGAATGTGCCCTGCTGGAGTATATTCCGGAAAATAGTTATGTGTATTTTGTACACTCTTTTTATGCAGATATGAAATATGAAGAAAATTTAAACGCCTGCAGTGTTTATGGAATTGAGGTGCCTGCAGTTGTAAGTAATGGAAAAGTGTATGGAACACAATTTCATCCCGAAAAAAGTGGGGATGTAGGTATAAAGATGTTAAAGAATTTTGTAGCACTTTTAAATAAATAAAATTAGCTTATTTTAAGGAGGCGGCTTTATATGAT
This genomic interval from Clostridium kluyveri contains the following:
- the hisH gene encoding imidazole glycerol phosphate synthase subunit HisH, with translation MISIIDYGMGNLKSVKKALKYIGEEAQITSDKDYIENSQGVILPGVGAFPEAMKNLRSKKLDVAIKNAVEKGIPLLGICLGMQLLFDTGEEIENCEGLGLIPGNVTKLYGNIKIPHMGWNSLNLKRECALLEYIPENSYVYFVHSFYADMKYEENLNACSVYGIEVPAVVSNGKVYGTQFHPEKSGDVGIKMLKNFVALLNK
- the hisC gene encoding histidinol-phosphate transaminase, encoding MIEKLFKRNLQNFVPYTVPKLDYEIKLDANESFLKLDDYMMGKILNKIKDVEFNRYPDAGAEKVCRAYSKYVGINRENIMAGNGSDELIQIIIAALVDKNENIMTVEPDFSMYGNYSEVGGGKALIFQLDEEFNLDVDKLIESVNVEKVKVLFLSNPNNPTGKVLKREQIFKILNGCNCAVVVDEAYVEFHEESIVDSIYEYENLIVLRTCSKAMASAAIRLGFLITNSFMLNEIKKAKPPFNVSSVTQAIGETVLKETEYIKKSLENIKNERSFLIDKLSAFKDFKLYPTCANFILIKFKDAEFVYKYLLKNKIVVRNYKQGRLKDFLRITVGSREENEAVINNLSKILK
- the hisG gene encoding ATP phosphoribosyltransferase, translating into MDGERKIKIALTKGRIEKEAVKIFERAGVDCSEVINKGRKLIFHNMESNIDFVLVKAPDVLTYVEHGVVDVGIVGKDTLLEQDKNFYEVLDLGFGKCKFSLAGLKNSDFYSGYNRKKIATKYPNVARSYFRKLGQDVEIIKIEGSVELAPILGLADAIVDIVETGSTLKENGLVVYKDICSISARMVVNMASMKMKKEEIEKIINKVQVQINEMEKAAR
- the hisD gene encoding histidinol dehydrogenase; this translates as MKEEIISIIKANTKEGKKYFHDLRNKEEETHNNVILEVNEILEQVKKKGDTSLIKYTNRFDSYNVTKENMLVTQSETEDAYKLVEDEFIEALKTASENIMFFHQKQRRNSWITTKEDGIILGQQIRPLEKVGIYVPGGTAAYPSSVLMNTIPAKVAGVEEIIMVTPPMKDGTINPSILVAADIAGVDKIYKVGGAQAVGALAFGTESINKVDKIVGPGNVFVAMAKKSVYGYVDIDMIAGPSEILIIADEGAKAPYLAADLMSQAEHDLMASSILITTSEDLAEEVKKELEKQIEHLERKDIIRKSLKDHGVIMLVESIEQALDISNKIAPEHLEVCIKDPFMVLGDIKNAGSIFLGDFSPEPLGDYMAGPNHVLPTSGTARFFSPLSVDDFIKKSSFTHYSEKALLKIGDKIVKLAQGEGLTAHANSIMVRNKA
- the hisB gene encoding imidazoleglycerol-phosphate dehydratase HisB; the encoded protein is MRIGEISRKTYETDIKVKIDLDGRGKYNIDTGIGFFNHMLCMIAKHGIMNMDIYAKGDLDVDFHHTVEDVGICIGKSIKRALGDKGGIRRYGTFFIPMDESLSMCSVDLSGRPFLVFQGELKNSKVGEMDTELIEEFFRALAFNAEMTLHIKVFYGKNTHHIIESVFKSFAHALREAVSIDEKIEGSLSTKGMI
- a CDS encoding ATP phosphoribosyltransferase regulatory subunit; the protein is MANWRKYIPEGTKDILFQECKKKVQIENILREIYINSGFLEVKSPTLEFYDVFNIENSTLPQEKIYKLIDGQGRILALRADMTTPIARIVGTKLKDAVYPLRLCYTSNVYRVNESLNGKNSEITQSGVEVVGIKDINADAEVIIMGIKALLNCGLENFKIEIGHAEMFKALVEDVNLDYEEKEKLRESIDTKNFTALNEILHENKDKFEKSSLNILKELPKLFGGIDIIEKTSCITCNKRAIRALEDVRKVYEIVESIGLGEYLSVDLGMVYHIDYYTGIIFRGYTQGFGGNILSGGRYDNLIAQFGENKPATGFAIDVDGIIKSLQTNGNFSDKNDEKVLVYYNKQNFKEAYERAQSLREKGIVAEITHFDEEKEAREYAHSKNMKFLKI